From Daucus carota subsp. sativus chromosome 6, DH1 v3.0, whole genome shotgun sequence, the proteins below share one genomic window:
- the LOC108227696 gene encoding LOW QUALITY PROTEIN: L-type lectin-domain containing receptor kinase IX.1 (The sequence of the model RefSeq protein was modified relative to this genomic sequence to represent the inferred CDS: inserted 4 bases in 3 codons; substituted 1 base at 1 genomic stop codon), which produces MDRSTGRITYTEPLKLWDKASGNMADFSTYFAFIINSQNRSEYADGIALFLARVGFPIPSVQQGAGVGLVSEDQINNSTINIFVVVEFDTYANPWDPLHDHVGININSMVSVANVTWLSRVPAGVKNEAWISYNYTTMNFSVFFTSFSNNSTYIESLSYKVDMRKYLPERVEFGISAATARRFWEIHAVHSWNFSSSIHLPTDKNISTPPPKPSLKPKKYGKVIAGIVVGALACFLVMTIGLLWCVXKKKWNRIKKVDGNLFEISSKYEKETGPRKFSYEVLSTATRNFAGEKVGQGXQLIGWCHEERELLLVYEFLPNGSLDSYLFRESLFLTWIMRYNITRGLASALLYLHEGWXQCLLHRDIKTSNIMLDSNYNCILGDFGLARFDHGKETETTVLAGTMGFIAPNCFTTGKVSKETDVYSFGIVTLEIASGRKPINPKAKQGEIILVEWIWDLYGKGELLAAADPKLSADFDEKQLRCLMVVGLWCAHPDHKFRPSIXHALQVLNFEASLPDLALTYPTLLYVTAPLDLSQILFNLLLSSDTVVNKTWQTGSSSSGDADSKCITSSSSDLLLRAK; this is translated from the exons ATGGATCGAAGTACTGGTCGAATAACATACACCGAGCCCTTGAAACTGTGGGACAAGGCATCTGGTAACATGGCTGACTTCTCCACCTATTTCGCATTCATTATCAATTCACAAAATAGGTCCGAATATGCTGACGGGATTGCATTATTTCTTGCACGGGTTGGCTTCCCCATTCCTAGTGTTCAGCAAGGTGCTGGTGTTGGCCTTGTGAGTGAAGACCAGATAAACAATTCAACCATAAATATATTCGTGGTGGTGGAGTTTGACACCTATGCAAATCCCTGGGATCCTCTTCATGATCATGTTGGCATCAACATAAACTCAATGGTATCTGTTGCTAATGTCACATGGCTGAGTCGTGTTCCTGCTGGAGTAAAGAATGAAGCATGGATCAGTTATAATTATACTACGATGAATTTTAGCGTCTTCTTCACTTCTTTTTCTAATAACAGTACATACATAGAGAGCCTCTCTTATAAAGTTGACATGAGAAAGTACTTGCCAGAAAGGGTTGAATTTGGTATTTCAGCTGCAACAGCAAGACGATTCTGGGAGATACATGCGGTTCATTCTTGGAATTTTAGTTCAAGTATACATCTCCCAACAGATAAAAATATTTCTACACCACCTCCAAAACCCAGTTTGAAGCCGAAGAAATATGGAAAGGTAATAGCTGGGATTGTTGTAGGTGCATTAGCCTGCTTCTTAGTCATGACAATAGGTCTCCTTTGGTGTGTTTGAAAGAAGAAGTGGAATAGAATTAAAAAGGTAGATGGCAACTTATTTGAGATTTCAAGTAAATATGAAAAGGAAACTGGACCCCGTAAGTTTTCATATGAAGTATTGTCTACTGCAACAAGGAATTTCGCAGGAGAGAAGGTTGGGCAAGG GCAGCTCATTGGTTGGTGCCATGAGGAAAGAGAGCTTTTACTTGTTTACGAGTTCTTGCCCAATGGTAGCCTGGATTCGTATCTATTTAGAGAAAGTTTGTTCTTGACATGGATAATGAGATACAACATAACTCGAGGCCTGGCATCCGCATTGCTTTATCTACATGAAGGAT AACAATGTCTGCTGCACAGGGATATTAAAACAAGTAATATCATGTTGGACTCAAATTATAATTGCATACTCGGTGATTTTGGGTTGGCCAGATTTGATCATGGAAAAGAGACGGAAACAACTGTGTTGGCAGGAACAATGGGATTCATTGCCCCTAACTGTTTTACAACTGGGAAAGTAAGCAAGGAAACAGATGTCTATAGCTTTGGTATTGTGACATTGGAAATAGCCTCAGGAAGAAAACCTATTAACCCCAAAGCGAAACAGGGTGAGATCATACTTGTAGAGTGGATATGGGACCTTTATGGAAAGGGAGAGCTTCTTGCAGCAGCTGATCCAAAACTTTCTGCAGACTTTGATGAGAAACAGTTAAGATGTTTGATGGTTGTAGGTCTATGGTGTGCCCACCCTGATCACAAATTCCGTCCTTCAA GCCATGCACTTCAAGTGTTAAACTTCGAAGCTTCCCTGCCTGATCTGGCCCTAACATACCCTACGTTGTTGTATGTCACAGCTCCGCTGGATTTATCTCAAATTCTCTTCAATCTTCTTCTGAGTTCTGACACTGTTGTCAATAAGACTTGGCAAACTGGTTCCTCAAGTTCTGGTGACGCCGACTCCAAATGCATTACCTCTTCATCATCAGATTTGCTTTTACGCGCAAAATAA